A stretch of Brassica napus cultivar Da-Ae chromosome C6, Da-Ae, whole genome shotgun sequence DNA encodes these proteins:
- the LOC106409298 gene encoding pentatricopeptide repeat-containing protein At1g43980, mitochondrial-like, which translates to MFLQHRRAHGLCMPSSFYFSRLVDRSLLSKCPTLARIVHAQLVKVGLIDNTFWGNRCLQLYFKSSSVIYALQLFEAIPEKNTISWNVCLKGLLENDYLNRALYMFDEMPERDVVSWNTMISGFASFGSPRNAMRTFLDMQRYVIRPTEFTISTLATLVTCVRHGEQIHGNVICSGVSLSNPVVWNSLMDMYRRLGVFDYALSVFLTMEGRDVISWNSLILCCSDSGNKEVALDQFRVMREMGYQPDEYTFSTVVSICSDLQDLCKGEQALALCIKMGSLSNTVVSGAAIDMFSKCNRLEDSVKLFRQLEKRDSVLCNSLIACYSWHGFGEEALKLFILAMRQRVKPDKFTFSSVLSSLNVVMVDHGAQVHSLAVKLGFDLDTPVATSLMEMYFKTGLVDSAMRVFVTTDEKDLFFWNTVIMGLARNGRADESLAIFRHLLMHRGLKPDKVTLMGVLVACCYANFVNQGIQIFSSMKKVHGVDPENEHYACVVELLCRVGMINEANDIAEKMPFEPSSHIWEPILYASIDLGDTRLAERLAERMLESEPKSSFPYLVLIKLYEMTWRWENSVRIRYALDKQKLKCTQGSSKIGIKHSVYCFEANQLQIHGGHDTWATLELLSWDSDDQRSAEHFV; encoded by the coding sequence ATGTTCTTACAGCACCGACGAGCTCATGGACTTTGCATGCCGTCCTCTTTCTACTTTTCGCGTCTCGTAGACCGTTCTCTGCTCTCAAAATGTCCGACTTTAGCGAGAATCGTCCATGCCCAACTCGTCAAAGTTGGACTGATAGACAATACTTTCTGGGGAAATCGCTGTCTTCAGCTCTACTTCAAATCCAGCTCCGTCATCTATGCTTTGCAATTGTTTGAGGCTATTCCCGAAAAGAACACCATATCATGGAACGTCTGCTTAAAGGGTTTGTTAGAAAACGATTATCTCAATCGCGCACTCTACATGTTCGACGAAATGCCTGAACGGGATGTTGTCAGCTGGAACACAATGATTTCAGGGTTTGCCTCTTTTGGGTCTCCGAGAAATGCGATGAGGACATTCTTGGATATGCAGAGATATGTTATTAGGCCAACGGAGTTCACGATTTCCACTCTAGCTACACTGGTTACTTGTGTACGCCATGGGGAACAAATTCATGGTAATGTTATTTGCAGCGGTGTAAGTTTGTCCAATCCGGTGGTGTGGAATTCTCTTATGGATATGTATAGAAGGCTAGGAGTTTTTGATTATGCTTTATCCGTGTTTCTAACAATGGAGGGTAGGGATGTTATCTCGTGGAACTCTTTGATCTTGTGTTGTTCTGATTCTGGAAACAAAGAAGTAGCTTTGGATCAGTTTCGAGTAATGAGAGAAATGGGGTATCAACCTGACGAATACACATTCTCGACAGTTGTATCTATTTGCTCGGATTTACAAGACTTGTGCAAGGGTGAGCAGGCTCTAGCTCTTTGCATCAAGATGGGGTCTCTTTCTAACACCGTTGTTTCAGGAGCTGCGATTGACATGTTTTCCAAATGCAACAGATTGGAGGATTCGGTTAAGCTTTTTCGACAGTTGGAGAAACGGGACTCGGTGTTGTGCAACTCCTTGATTGCTTGCTATTCGTGGCATGGTTTTGGAGAAGAGGCTCTTAAGCTTTTTATTCTCGCTATGAGGCAGAGAGTTAAGCCGGATAAGTTCACTTTCAGTAGCGTTTTGAGCTCACTGAATGTCGTGATGGTAGATCACGGAGCTCAAGTTCATTCTTTGGCTGTCAAGTTAGGGTTTGATCTGGACACACCTGTGGCTACCTCACTCATGGAGATGTACTTCAAAACCGGGTTGGTTGATTCAGCAATGCGAGTGTTTGTAACAACTGATGAAAAAGATTTGTTCTTTTGGAACACAGTGATAATGGGTTTGGCAAGAAACGGCAGAGCGGATGAGTCCCTTGCCATTTTCCGTCACTTGTTGATGCACCGTGGACTGAAACCGGACAAAGTGACTTTAATGGGTGTCCTGGTAGCTTGTTGTTATGCTAACTTTGTTAACCAAGGGATTCAGATATTCTCTTCGATGAAAAAGGTTCATGGAGTTGATCCCGAGAATGAGCATTACGCCTGTGTAGTTGAATTGCTGTGCAGGGTTGGTATGATCAATGAAGCAAATGACATCGCTGAGAAGATGCCTTTTGAACCAAGCTCTCATATTTGGGAACCTATTCTCTATGCATCCATTGATCTTGGAGACACAAGACTCGCTGAGAGATTAGCAGAAAGAATGTTAGAATCTGAACCAAAGTCATCGTTTCCTTATCTTGTTCTCATTAAGTTATACGAGATGACTTGGCGCTGGGAGAACTCGGTGAGAATAAGATACGCCCTGGATAAACAAAAGCTGAAATGCACTCAGGGATCAAGCAAGATCGGTATAAAGCACAGTGTATACTGCTTTGAGGCTAACCAGTTGCAGATTCATGGAGGTCATGATACTTGGGCAACCTTGGAATTACTGTCTTGGGACTCTGATGATCAGAGGTCTGCAGAACATTTTGTCTAA